CGGCGTGCGAGCGTGACCCCGGCATGCCGTCACCTTCAGGCGATGCGCTGGCAGAATGCTACCGCATGATCGAACGTGCAGAGCTTGCTATAGACGTCAGCGGCACAGGTCTTTCAGCTTCGGATCGCCGCCTTGTCCGCGCTGAGCTTGATGCGGCCCGCGTGCGCGTGCTCCACGCTTGGTCAAACCGCGAAGGTGTCGGCCTGTCAGTCGGCGCTATCGAAGACGAGTCGGCAGAGGCCGAGAGCTTCCTCTCCGGTGTCGAAGCCGAAGCAGGCCTCAGCGATCAGGACCGCCTGAGTGAGCGCACAGACGCCGCCAGCCAGCCTGCACAGTGGCGCAGCAAGTTCGAAGCTGCCCTCGACTGCACCGATGAGGTCTCCGCGAATGAAGCTTGAGGCCCTCAGAGCAGAAGCAGAGGCCGTCACGCGCGCCCTGCCGGGCCTCAATCTGAAGGCGCGCGCCGCCGACGCGGCCCATCTGGGCGCGGCAGGCCGCAAGCGGGCAGGCACGGGCGAACAGTTCTGGCAGTATCGTCACTACTCTCAGGAAGACACGGCCCAGCGGATCGACTGGCGCCGTTCGGCGCGCGGTGACGACGTCTATGTCCGCGAAACAGAGCTTGAGACCGCCCGCACCATTCTCTTCTGGTGCGATCCGCAAGAAGGTTTCGACTGGAGCGGCACGCCAGAGCGCCGCACGAAAGCAGACACGGCTCGTATCCTGATGTTGGCGAATGGGCTCATGCTGTCCAAGGCGGGAGAGCGCATTGGCGTTCTCGGCAGCGCACGCAAGGCAAGCTTTGGCAAGGCCGCCGCCGACAAGCTCGGCGAGGACCTGCTCGCCTCCGGCAGCAGTCAGTTTCCACCGCCGCCCCGCTCGCGTGCCATCTTCGCCCTCGCCAGTGATTTCTATGACCCGATCGATGTCTGGCGCGAAAGGCTCGCGCCGCTCGCCCGCGTGTCGAAAGAGGGGATCCTGATCGCGCTCAGCGACCCCATCGAAGAAACCTTTCCATGGCAGGGACGCGTCCGGTTCAGCCGCCCGGGCACCCCGCTCTTCCGTCTGTTTGGCCGCGCCGAAACGATCCGCGATCAGTACCTCGAACGCTTCGCCGCCCATGCCGCCGCCATCGAAAACCTCGCGGCGAGCTTTGGCTGGCAATATGTCCGCCATTCGACCGGTGACGACATCACTTATGGCGCGGCAGACCTGAAACAGGCCTTCGAAGCCTTCGGGGCGCGCCTATGAGCCTTGGTCCGTTTCTCTTTGGCGCACCGCTGGCGCTGCTCGGCCTCATCGCCTTGCCCGTCATCTGGTACATCCTGCGCGCGACGCCGCCCGCCCCGCAGGAAGCAGCCCTTCCCTCGCTCCGCCTGCTCGATGATGTTGAGCCCGAAGACGAAACCCCGGCCCGCACGCCCTGGTGGATTCTCCTCCTGCGCCTTCTGGCCGCTGCCGCTGCCATCCTTGGCCTCTCGAACCCCGTCTATGCACCGGGCGCGCAGGTCGGCAGCGAGGACGCAGGCCCGGTCCTCATCGTTATCGACAATGGCTGGACCAGCACCCCGCGCTGGGGTGAGCTGCAATCTGCCGCCTCCAGCGCCCTCGATGGCGCTAGCCGCGATACTGCAGGCCACCTCCTTCTCACCGCCCCACGCACGCTCAACGTAGACCCGGCCGACCGCCTGACACGGACAGACCTTTCTGCCCGTATCGGATCGCTCGACCCCGTCTCCTGGGGCACAGACCGCGAAGATGCGCTGGAACGTCTCGAAGCCTCCGGCGTCCAGCCGGCCCGCATCCTCTGGGCCAGTGACGGGCTTGGCAGCGAGGGTGCCCGCGCCTTCGCAGACGCCCTCGGCGAGATCGCCCCACTCAGCATCTATGCCGCCGCCCCGCGCGGACCGTTCGCAATTACCGGCCTGTCCTCCGCCGCTGACGGGGCCGCCGTCACGGTCCGCCGGGTCGATACCTCCAACAGCGCGCAAACCTATGTCTCGGCCCTCACCCTCGATGGCGCAGCCCTCGCCACGGCAGAGGCAGACTTCGCCGCCGGTGAGGCAGAAGCCATCGCCCGCTTTGACGTTCCCGCAGCCGCCCTCGCCCGCGTGGAACGCTTCGCGATCACCGGCGTGCAGGGCGCAGGCAGCGTGTGGCTCTGGGATTCGGCTGACCGCTCGCGCCGTGTCGGTCTGGTCTCTGGCGACTCGACCGCTCAGCCGCTTCTCTCCGACATGCACTATGTCCGTCAGGCGCTGGAGCCCTTCGCCCATATCACGGACGGCTCCATCGAAGAGCTGATTGCCGCCGACCCTGACGCCATCATCATGACCGATATCGGCCAGCTTGCGCCTGAGCTTGAAGATCGCATGGCCGAATGGGTCGAAGGCGGCGGCGCGCTCATCCGTTTCGCAGGCCCGCGCCTTGCTGCGCATTCCGACAGCCTCGTGCCGACACCGCTGCGCCGCTCCTCGCGCGCCATTGGCGGCGCGCTGACCTGGGAAGAACCGCAAAGCATCGGCAGCTACCCTGAGACCTCACCCTTTGCGGGCCTTGCCTCCCCTGCCGACATCAAGATCCGCCAGCAGGTCCTCGCGAGGCCCGATCCGGAGCTTGCCAGCCGCACATGGGCCCGCCTTCAGGACGGCTCACCGCTGGTGACAGGCGCGAGCCGCGGACAGGGCACGCTCGTCCTCTTCCATGTCACTGCGGGCCCCGACTGGTCCGACCTTTCCTATTCAGGCACCTTCGTCGAGATGCTGAGACGCGCCATTGCCGCTGGCCGCGGCGAAACCATGCAGGACGAAGAAGGCACCTATACGCCAGAGGTGACGGTGAACGGCTATGGCCGCCTTGTCAGCCCCGGCCCGAACGCCTCACCCATAGCGGCAGCAGACCTTACAGACGCCGTCCCATCTGAATCGCACCCACCCGGCCTCTATCGCGGGCCCGGCGGCACCCGTGCCATCAACACCGCAGCCGCAGGCGTCCCCGCCCTCGTCACCAACTGGCCGACCAGCGCCACGCTGCTCGGTGACGCCGAAGCACAGACCATCCGCCTCGGCGGTCTTCTTCTGGGGCTCGCAGGCCTGCTGATCGCGATCGATCTTCTCGTCGCCCTCGCACTCGCCGGACGCTTCCCGTCGCTGCGCCGCGGCGCCCATGCGGCCGTCCTCATCGCTGGTGCGGCGACGCTCGTCCCCCTCGCCCAGCCGCCCGCCCATGCGCAGTTCGACGATATCAGCCCCAACCCCTACAGCTATGCCATCTCGCCCGGCTATCGCGGCACGGAGATCGAGCAGACCGGCGAGATCGACAAGGCAATGGAAGCCCTGCTCGAGATGCGCCTTGCCTATATCGAGACCGGCGACAGCGAGGTTGACGCCGTCACCCGCGCGGGCCTTCGCGGCCTCTCGCTCACCCTCTTCCGCCGCACCTCGGTCGAGCCAGCAGAGCCGCACACTGTCGACCCTGAAACCGATGAGCTCGACGTCTACCCGATGATCGTGCTCGCCCTGCCGGATAATGCCACCCCGCTCAGCTCCCGTGCGGTGGAGCGCCTCAACGCCTATCTGCGCAATGGCGGCGCGCTCTTCATCGACACGCGGCGGGGCGGCAACGTCGCCAGCAATAACAGCTTCGCCGACCTCGACCGCGTCCTGCCCGGCCTCGACACCCCGCCGCTCCAGCCCGTCAGCCAGGACCATGTGATGACGCGCAGCTTCTACCTGATCGACGGGTTCGCCGGGCGCTATCAGGACCGCCAGCTCTGGATCGAGTCTTCGGCAGGCGCCGCAGACGCGTCGGCGCGCCGTGGCGACGGCGTCTCCGGCCTCATCATCGGGGACGCAGACTATCTCGCCGCCTGGGCCATTGATGAGAGCGGCCGCCCCCTGCTCAGCGTCGATGGCGGCGACCGGGAGCGCGAGATGGCGCGCCGCTTTGGCGTGAACCTCATGATGTACGTGCTGACCGGCAATTATAAGGAAGACCAGGTCCACATTCCTGCCCTGCTGGAACGCCTCGGCGAAGGCGAAGACGGCACAGAGCCCGCCCCGACCGGTATCGAACGCCAGATACCGCCGCGCCTTCCCGGCAGCGGCGATGAAGACCAGGGCCCGGTCCAGCTCGAAGACATGCTCCGCCGCCAGCAGGAAGGCACGCCTGAATGACCGAAGCTGGCCGCATCTCACTCGACCCGCTTCTCGGCTGGCCGCTGCTCTGGGCGCTGCTCGCGCTCTGCCTGCTCGCCTATGGCGCCTATATCCGCTGGCGTGGCCGCGCCTGGCTGATGCGCGCCGCCGTCCTCACCGCGCTCGCTGCCGCCCTCGCCAACCCCGCCTATGTCCGCGAGGAACGAGACCCCCTCCCCTCCGTCGCCGCCATCGTCGTCGATCGCTCAGAGAGTATGAGCTTCGGTGACCGCGAAGCCATTGCCGACGCCGCCCTCGAAAAGCTGCGCGCCGACATGGACGCCGACACCTCGCTGGAGGTCCGCTTCGTCGAGACAGGCTCCAGCGCCGACGGCACCAACCTCATCGCGTCCCTCGAAGGCCTGATGGCAGACGTCCCGCGCGACCGGATCGCCGGCACCGTCCTCGTCACCGACGGGCAGGTCCATGACGTGCCCGAAGACGCCGCCCGCCTCGACGCGCTCGGCCCCATTCACAGCCTCATCACGGGCGACCCGGACAGCGGCGACCGGCGTATCTCGCTGGTCCGCTCACCAGACTTCGGTATTGTCGGCGAGGACGCCGCCTTCGTCGTGCGCGTCGATGACCCTGTCAGCGCGCAGGCCACCGTCACCTATTCCATGAATGGCGGAGAGCCCGAAGAAATCACCGTCCAGACCGGCACCGACACCCCCCTCCCGGTGGAGATTGAGCGGCGCGGCGACAATATCCTCGTCGTCGAAACCCCGGCAGGCGAGCAGGAGCTGACGCTTGCAAACAACCGCACCGCCGCCACCCTGTCCGGCGTGCGCGATCGCCTCCGCGTCCTTCTCATCACCGGCAAGCCGAACGCCGCAGGCCGCGTCTGGCGCGACCTCCTGAAATCAGACCCCTCGGTCGACCTTGTCCACTTCACCATCCTGCGCCCGCCCTACAAGCAGGACGTGACCCCGCTGGAGGAAATGGCCCTCATCGCCTTCCCGACAGAGGAGCTGTTCGAAGGCAAGCTGAATGAGTTCGACCTCATCATCTTCGACCAGTATGAGCGGCGCACCGTCATCACCATGTCCTACCTCGCCAATATGGCCCGCTATGTGGCCGATGGCGGCGCCCTGCTGATCGCGGCGGGTGAGGATTTCGCAGGCCCCGCCTCCCTCGCCAATACGCCGCTTTCTGCCGTCCTGCCTGCCCTGCCCACCGGCACCATCCAGGTCGGAAAGTTCAACCCGCAAATCTCTGAGACCGGCGCGCGCCACACCATCACAGAAACCCTCACCGGCCAGTCATGGGGCGACTGGGTGCGCTATATCGAGGCTGTGCCCGAAGTTGGCGATGTCCTGATGACCGCCCGCAATGGCGACCCGCTTCTGGTGGTCGACCGCGTCGGCGAAGGCCGCGTCGCGCAGATCCTGTCCGGCCAGATCTTCCTCTGGGCGCGCGGCTATGATGGCGGCGGCCCCTTCGCAGAGCTGATCCGCCGCACCGTCCACTGGCTGATGAAAGAGCCAGAGCTTGAAGAGCGCCAGCTCCTCCTCGAAGCGCAGGGCGACACGATGCGCGCACGCCTTCGCACCCTGTCAGACACCGCACCCACCCTGAGCGTCGAGACCCCGGACGGCGAAACCCTCACCCCCCGCTGGACCCAGACCGGCCCCGGCGAATTCACCGCAGAGCTTGCCATAGACCAGCTCGGCCTCTTCCGCGCTGAGGCAGGCGGCCTCGAAGCGGTGGCCTTGAACGGCCCCGCCAACCCAAAGGAATACGCCTCCCTCGAAGCCACCGGCGACGTCCTCGCCCCGCTCTCGGCGGCCACAGGCGGAGGCGTCTATGAACTCACCCGCCCCGGCGCCAGCCTGCCGGACATCCGCCGCGTCGGACAAAACGCCAACGCCGCCGGCGGCAACTGGCTGGGCCTCAAGGAACGCGGCGCCTACGCCGTCCGCAGCTCCACCAGCCTGCCGCTCCTGCCGGGGCTATTGGCCGTGGCGCTTATTCTGGTTTTCCTGATTTTGGCGTGGCGGCGCGAGGGGCAATAACCTGACCCATTCCCCTCTCCCCCGGGAGAGGGGCTAGGGGTGATGGGAAGCAACGCTGACAAATTGTTCCGTAGTTTCAGAGATGCGAGCCCCCCCCCCGCAATCGCAGCTAAAGCCAGCAAGTAAATAAATTTGAGATTTCACGACGAACGCGACATTATTCACTGTGCTCTATCATATGGCCCGAGCGAATTTAGGTGCTTGCATTTAGAGTGATTTTCGTTTGCGATTAAATGCCGATCCCAACCTAGCTTGAAGAGGTGCCAACGGTATTATTTTGGCAGCCCAATTGTAGTTGCGCGCCTGTAAGGTGAGTTCCGGTAGAGGTATCGATCAACGCAAATTGGTATTTGGCCGTTTGCGTTTTATTGAAAATATCTTCCCATTGAACGAAAATGCAACACCAGACTTGGTTGGCGCTCCCAACATTGAAATTTACCGTATTGAACGGCACCTGAACCGAAACATCATTCATTACCGAAGCGGGCGCGACGTAAGTGCCAAATTGCTGCAACTCCATCCCGAGGGGAGGCTCTTCGCCCTGATGCATTTGGTCGCCGACCCACAAACCAGATCGAACGTACTTGGCCGGAGAGTGCCCTACAACGTGCAATATTCCGCTGATCCGAAGTCCATCGCCCCCATTGCGCCCCCGCAAGTAAGTAGCGCTCAAAAATCTAAAATCGAGGTACGCTCGCGTTTGCGCCTCCCCCATTTCACGAGTAACTGAAACAGCATCGCGAGCCGCACGGTTGGCCTGCCGAGTCAAGAGAAGCGTCCATAAAAGAGCTATAGTACCAACTAGCACGAGCGCTGTTTGAAAGAGGGCATAGTCTGCCATCTTTTCCGTTGCGAGATTCATGCCTTGCTGAGCAGCAAGATCAGCTTTTTCGCGTTGTGCGGACTCTTCTTGTGCTCTTTGGCGGGACTCTACGGCTTCCTCAGATTCCAAAATAATAACGGGAACCGGCACTTTAGGCTGCTCGGCGGCGGCTTGCTCATCATCAGCTAGCTGCTCGGATTGATCTAAGCGTTCTTGCGCCTGCGCCAGCTGACCGGCAGCAACAAATATTAAAGCCGCAACGTACAGACCTCGATGCTTCTCAAGCATTACAAGATCAACGTTTCCCAGAACGTCTGGCCGTTGAAATAATGTGCCACACCGCAATCAATTTTCGACCTCACGCTTGTGTACTCCAATATAATGTACATCTTAACTTCATGCAGACTTGAGTTACAATCCTAATGTCTAAAATCGATAGCAGCGATTATATCAGAGCGAGGCGCGCCAAATCGGGTACTTCCTACTATGGCGATCCAGTCGTTCTGAAGGACAACTCGCGGTCTAAAGTTACGTTCGTTCCCTTCTTTATTCCACATTCAGATCACCAAGAACTGGCTGGAAAAATAGTCACGTGGCGTAAACAGAAAGTCGGACCAAAGCTCATTGAGGAAAAGTCCGTGTCGCTCTCAGGGCAAGAAACGCTCAGCTTGCTTAAAGCACTGAAGGCACATCTTGCTATTTCAGAGAGCCCGGAAGTCGAAGGCGATTATATTTTAATAAAAGTAAGTGGACAGACGATCGAGACCGAACTTGGTGGACATGATCCAAAGACAGTTGCTGCGGCGATTACCAACGTACTTGGGCAGCCGGAAATTGTAGCTCATTTGAGGGACGCCGAACTTTCCTCCGAATTATGCGATGCCTTCAGAAGCGCCATTCGTGTTCGAGAAATTGAAACAGCAGTCGAAAAACTGCGGACCATG
This genomic interval from Thalassovita mediterranea contains the following:
- a CDS encoding DUF58 domain-containing protein, coding for MKLEALRAEAEAVTRALPGLNLKARAADAAHLGAAGRKRAGTGEQFWQYRHYSQEDTAQRIDWRRSARGDDVYVRETELETARTILFWCDPQEGFDWSGTPERRTKADTARILMLANGLMLSKAGERIGVLGSARKASFGKAAADKLGEDLLASGSSQFPPPPRSRAIFALASDFYDPIDVWRERLAPLARVSKEGILIALSDPIEETFPWQGRVRFSRPGTPLFRLFGRAETIRDQYLERFAAHAAAIENLAASFGWQYVRHSTGDDITYGAADLKQAFEAFGARL
- a CDS encoding DUF4159 domain-containing protein; protein product: MSLGPFLFGAPLALLGLIALPVIWYILRATPPAPQEAALPSLRLLDDVEPEDETPARTPWWILLLRLLAAAAAILGLSNPVYAPGAQVGSEDAGPVLIVIDNGWTSTPRWGELQSAASSALDGASRDTAGHLLLTAPRTLNVDPADRLTRTDLSARIGSLDPVSWGTDREDALERLEASGVQPARILWASDGLGSEGARAFADALGEIAPLSIYAAAPRGPFAITGLSSAADGAAVTVRRVDTSNSAQTYVSALTLDGAALATAEADFAAGEAEAIARFDVPAAALARVERFAITGVQGAGSVWLWDSADRSRRVGLVSGDSTAQPLLSDMHYVRQALEPFAHITDGSIEELIAADPDAIIMTDIGQLAPELEDRMAEWVEGGGALIRFAGPRLAAHSDSLVPTPLRRSSRAIGGALTWEEPQSIGSYPETSPFAGLASPADIKIRQQVLARPDPELASRTWARLQDGSPLVTGASRGQGTLVLFHVTAGPDWSDLSYSGTFVEMLRRAIAAGRGETMQDEEGTYTPEVTVNGYGRLVSPGPNASPIAAADLTDAVPSESHPPGLYRGPGGTRAINTAAAGVPALVTNWPTSATLLGDAEAQTIRLGGLLLGLAGLLIAIDLLVALALAGRFPSLRRGAHAAVLIAGAATLVPLAQPPAHAQFDDISPNPYSYAISPGYRGTEIEQTGEIDKAMEALLEMRLAYIETGDSEVDAVTRAGLRGLSLTLFRRTSVEPAEPHTVDPETDELDVYPMIVLALPDNATPLSSRAVERLNAYLRNGGALFIDTRRGGNVASNNSFADLDRVLPGLDTPPLQPVSQDHVMTRSFYLIDGFAGRYQDRQLWIESSAGAADASARRGDGVSGLIIGDADYLAAWAIDESGRPLLSVDGGDREREMARRFGVNLMMYVLTGNYKEDQVHIPALLERLGEGEDGTEPAPTGIERQIPPRLPGSGDEDQGPVQLEDMLRRQQEGTPE